One genomic region from Candidatus Gastranaerophilales bacterium encodes:
- a CDS encoding ATP-binding protein, whose amino-acid sequence MSDETLLKNKKIKINFNQLELNNFINNSYEQKEKERIVKWIINALRENLSIKGTLDNICKEIGVLLNVDRCSIAIFNFNKKQFEIHSEHIKHEKIPRLSEEFQIIKMHELWDDIVQKEKQSIVINNFDRCNQEIKKYCAKDLKSLILTPIIGTKKKIYGLILNEELTNERQWKHYHIESLEYISSIIGINIRQNYLNKKLKKTNTLKSTFLANMTHEFRTPLNAIIGFADLLSSVDCNNLTGKQKHYLKNISYSANHLLRLINDVLELSKINAGIIEANFETFNSQEIIQETVDSLQSLALEKQITLKISIVNAKIFSDAQFFRQILYNLINNAIKFTNPKGKVIVRSKIIKNNLKIEVEDNGIGIAKKHFHKVFKQFVQIDSGYSRTQEGTGLGLALTQKLAEIIEGDIGFTSKLNKGSTFWVTIPKIIREET is encoded by the coding sequence ATGTCTGACGAAACTTTACTAAAAAATAAGAAGATTAAAATTAATTTTAATCAGCTTGAATTAAATAATTTTATAAATAATTCCTATGAGCAAAAAGAGAAAGAACGTATTGTTAAATGGATAATTAATGCTTTGAGGGAAAATTTAAGCATAAAAGGAACTTTGGATAATATTTGCAAAGAGATAGGAGTACTGCTGAATGTAGATAGGTGCAGCATTGCTATTTTTAACTTTAACAAGAAACAATTTGAAATTCACAGCGAACATATTAAACACGAAAAAATTCCCAGGTTGTCAGAAGAATTTCAAATAATAAAGATGCACGAATTATGGGATGATATTGTTCAAAAAGAAAAACAATCTATAGTAATAAATAACTTTGACAGATGTAATCAGGAAATAAAAAAATACTGCGCAAAAGATTTAAAATCATTGATACTAACCCCGATTATAGGCACTAAAAAGAAAATATACGGTTTAATTTTAAACGAAGAACTGACAAACGAACGGCAATGGAAGCACTATCATATAGAATCGCTTGAATATATAAGCAGCATAATCGGGATAAATATAAGGCAAAACTACCTTAATAAAAAACTTAAAAAAACCAACACATTAAAATCAACATTTCTTGCCAATATGACACATGAATTCCGTACACCGTTAAATGCTATCATAGGATTTGCGGATTTATTAAGCAGCGTGGATTGTAACAATCTTACGGGTAAACAAAAACATTATTTGAAAAATATTTCGTACAGCGCTAACCACTTATTAAGGTTAATCAATGATGTATTGGAACTTTCAAAAATTAATGCCGGAATAATTGAAGCTAACTTTGAGACCTTTAACTCACAAGAAATAATTCAGGAGACAGTAGACAGCCTGCAAAGTCTGGCTTTGGAAAAACAAATAACGCTTAAAATAAGTATTGTTAATGCAAAAATATTCAGTGATGCACAATTTTTCAGGCAAATTTTGTACAACTTAATCAATAATGCAATAAAATTCACTAACCCAAAAGGAAAAGTAATAGTACGTTCCAAAATTATAAAGAATAACTTAAAAATTGAAGTGGAAGATAACGGAATAGGTATAGCTAAAAAGCACTTTCACAAGGTGTTTAAACAGTTTGTCCAGATAGATTCCGGTTACTCAAGGACACAGGAAGGAACAGGATTAGGATTGGCTTTAACACAAAAGCTTGCAGAAATTATAGAAGGCGACATAGGTTTTACCTCCAAACTCAACAAAGGTTCAACCTTCTGGGTAACCATTCCGAAAATTATTCGGGAAGAAACATAG
- a CDS encoding DnaJ C-terminal domain-containing protein yields the protein MYKFKDKNLYAVLGLHPSADKKEIKSAYRTLVRKYHPDVNKGNKSSEKMFIEITQAYDVLIDEVKRKKYDYVRGYNQPEEAPPQTKTEAPPPQSNKQQQQQAKQAYSKTQPPPSKQKNAKDKSKPFADVFSEFMESVFVKDDKPKSGAVNGTDITVDLTITVNEAKNGTVRRINVLHTQCCPNCTGKKFINEAKCNKCEGAGEVSSHKKILVKIPPDIKNGEKVMIAGEGNSGQNGGVNGNLYLKVNIEKSDMFRFDGLDVLSDIPITASEAALGTNILIPSIDGHINMRIPPETSSGQKFKLADEGIFDKDGKKRGNHIVTVYIKTPKNLSPEEKELYKKLSKARDFNPREDLINE from the coding sequence ATGTATAAGTTCAAAGATAAAAATTTATATGCTGTTTTAGGTCTCCATCCTTCTGCCGATAAGAAAGAAATTAAATCGGCATACAGAACATTAGTTCGCAAATATCACCCTGACGTTAACAAGGGGAACAAGTCCAGCGAAAAAATGTTTATTGAAATCACCCAGGCTTATGACGTTTTAATTGATGAAGTTAAGCGCAAAAAATACGATTATGTAAGAGGGTATAACCAGCCTGAAGAAGCCCCCCCGCAGACTAAAACCGAAGCGCCTCCGCCGCAGTCCAACAAACAACAACAGCAGCAGGCTAAGCAGGCTTATTCAAAAACCCAACCCCCGCCCTCCAAACAAAAAAATGCTAAAGATAAGTCCAAACCTTTTGCCGATGTATTCTCCGAATTTATGGAGAGTGTTTTTGTTAAAGACGATAAACCTAAATCAGGCGCTGTTAACGGAACAGATATTACGGTAGATTTAACTATTACGGTAAACGAAGCCAAAAACGGAACAGTAAGGCGGATTAATGTTTTGCATACTCAATGCTGCCCCAACTGCACAGGCAAGAAATTTATAAATGAAGCTAAATGCAACAAGTGCGAGGGCGCAGGCGAAGTTTCTTCGCATAAAAAAATACTGGTAAAAATCCCGCCCGATATTAAAAACGGCGAAAAAGTCATGATAGCGGGCGAAGGAAATAGCGGGCAAAATGGCGGTGTTAACGGCAATCTTTATCTTAAAGTAAATATTGAAAAAAGTGATATGTTCAGATTTGACGGTTTGGATGTTCTTTCCGATATCCCTATAACAGCGTCAGAAGCTGCTCTTGGTACAAATATTTTAATCCCCTCCATTGACGGACATATAAATATGAGAATTCCGCCTGAAACCTCATCAGGACAAAAATTCAAACTCGCAGATGAGGGGATTTTTGATAAAGACGGCAAAAAAAGAGGCAATCACATTGTAACCGTGTATATAAAAACACCTAAAAACCTTTCTCCCGAAGAAAAAGAATTGTATAAAAAACTCTCTAAAGCAAGGGATTTTAACCCGAGAGAGGATTTAATCAATGAGTGA
- a CDS encoding 7-carboxy-7-deazaguanine synthase QueE: protein MSDNTADLSEIFSSIQGEGPYIGEKQLFIRFAKCNLNCSYCDTDYYAKDKFAIHSPDGTEKLLDNPCAAADLIAIVKNFYQHYHHSISLTGGEPLMDYEFLKDFLPALKSEIPTKIYLETNGIMWFELEQIIDLVDIISMDIKLKSATGQENTFLDNIKFIKTAVKYEKEIFVKIVVDNNYDKEEILKVIDIISPYNLPLIIQPANYKDRTKILEGKALEDMFAYTADLYPNTRLIPQVHKYMNLM, encoded by the coding sequence ATGAGTGATAACACTGCCGACTTGTCTGAAATTTTTTCTTCTATTCAGGGAGAAGGTCCTTATATCGGCGAAAAACAACTGTTTATAAGATTTGCAAAGTGTAATCTCAATTGCAGCTACTGCGATACGGATTATTACGCTAAAGACAAGTTTGCTATCCATAGCCCTGACGGAACTGAAAAATTGCTTGATAATCCCTGCGCTGCAGCCGATTTAATTGCAATCGTAAAAAACTTCTATCAGCATTACCACCATAGTATCAGCCTTACGGGCGGTGAACCGCTTATGGATTATGAATTTTTGAAGGATTTTTTACCTGCGCTTAAATCCGAAATTCCAACTAAAATCTATCTTGAAACAAACGGTATAATGTGGTTTGAGCTTGAACAAATTATTGACCTTGTCGATATAATTTCTATGGACATTAAGCTTAAAAGCGCTACGGGTCAGGAAAATACGTTTTTGGACAATATAAAGTTTATCAAAACTGCTGTTAAATACGAAAAAGAAATTTTTGTAAAAATAGTTGTTGATAATAATTACGATAAGGAAGAGATTTTAAAAGTTATTGATATTATAAGCCCTTATAATCTGCCGTTAATAATTCAGCCTGCAAATTATAAAGACCGCACAAAAATACTTGAAGGAAAGGCGCTGGAAGATATGTTTGCCTATACGGCGGACTTGTATCCTAATACAAGACTTATCCCGCAGGTGCATAAGTACATGAACTTGATGTAA
- the typA gene encoding translational GTPase TypA, whose amino-acid sequence MKNKKIRNIAIIAHVDHGKTTLVDCMLKQSGAFRENQNVEVRILDSNDLERERGITILSKNIAVNYKDVKINVVDTPGHADFGGEVERVLGMVDGALLIVDAAEGPMPQTRFVLSKALELGIKIIVVINKIDKQGAEPHRALDEVFDLFTELTDNQDLIDFPFIFASSLQGFAKKELEDEEKDITPLLDCILENIAAPKGDEKKVLQFQATTLDYNDYVGRIVIGRVVNGVIKSQEQVALVKTDGSIERGKIVKLYGFKDLGRVEIESAGAGDIVAVAGFSDMQIGETLSSVANPKPLPLIKVDEPTLQMNFSVNNSPFAGTEGTFVTSRQIRKRLYHELEKNVSLRVEDTDSTDIFRVSGRGELHLGILIETMRREGYEFQVSKPQVIFKTIDSVHCEPFENLIINVPEEYAGSCIEKLANRKGEMKDMSVSGGRTHMRFIIPARGLIGFRSDFIRFTRGEGIMYHTFYKYMPYAGDIAKLRPGSIISHEDGEAVPYALAQFEDRGVFFITPKTKVYRGMIIGEGNKMQDITVNICKTKKLTNMRSATADVMVTLQAPKLMSLEDSLEYIAEDELVEITPENIRIRKADLTRTRFI is encoded by the coding sequence ATGAAAAATAAAAAAATCAGAAATATTGCAATAATAGCGCATGTTGACCATGGCAAAACAACTTTGGTTGATTGCATGCTTAAACAGAGCGGTGCATTCAGAGAAAATCAAAATGTTGAAGTAAGAATTTTAGACAGCAATGACTTGGAAAGAGAAAGAGGGATTACTATCCTTTCTAAAAACATTGCCGTCAACTACAAAGATGTAAAAATTAACGTTGTAGACACACCCGGACACGCAGATTTTGGCGGAGAAGTAGAGCGTGTTTTAGGTATGGTAGACGGTGCATTGCTAATTGTTGATGCGGCAGAAGGTCCTATGCCCCAAACCCGCTTTGTACTGTCAAAAGCGCTTGAGCTTGGTATTAAAATTATTGTTGTAATCAACAAGATAGATAAACAGGGAGCTGAACCTCATCGCGCATTGGATGAGGTTTTTGATTTATTTACAGAATTAACGGACAATCAGGATTTAATAGATTTTCCGTTTATTTTTGCGAGCAGCTTGCAAGGATTTGCTAAAAAAGAACTTGAAGATGAAGAAAAGGATATTACTCCGCTTTTGGATTGTATTTTAGAAAATATTGCAGCCCCGAAAGGCGATGAAAAAAAAGTATTGCAATTTCAGGCAACTACATTGGATTACAATGATTATGTAGGCAGAATTGTAATAGGCAGAGTAGTTAACGGGGTTATCAAATCTCAAGAACAAGTAGCTTTGGTTAAAACAGACGGCTCAATAGAACGGGGCAAAATCGTTAAACTATACGGCTTCAAAGACCTCGGAAGAGTTGAAATAGAATCGGCGGGAGCAGGTGATATTGTGGCTGTTGCAGGGTTTAGCGATATGCAGATAGGAGAAACGCTTTCTTCTGTAGCTAACCCTAAACCTTTGCCGTTGATTAAAGTTGATGAACCTACTTTGCAGATGAATTTTTCAGTTAATAACAGTCCTTTTGCAGGAACAGAAGGAACCTTCGTTACCAGCAGACAAATCAGAAAAAGACTTTATCATGAACTTGAAAAAAACGTCAGTCTACGTGTTGAAGATACAGACAGCACAGATATTTTCAGAGTTAGCGGCAGGGGTGAGTTGCATCTTGGAATTTTAATTGAAACAATGCGCCGTGAAGGGTATGAATTTCAGGTTTCCAAACCTCAAGTTATATTCAAAACCATTGATTCTGTCCACTGTGAACCGTTTGAAAATCTTATTATCAATGTACCTGAAGAGTATGCGGGTTCCTGCATAGAAAAACTCGCTAACAGAAAAGGCGAGATGAAAGACATGAGCGTTTCAGGCGGACGTACTCATATGCGTTTTATAATCCCTGCACGCGGTCTGATAGGATTTAGAAGTGATTTTATAAGGTTTACAAGAGGCGAAGGCATAATGTATCATACTTTTTACAAATATATGCCTTATGCAGGCGATATCGCAAAACTTCGCCCGGGGTCTATTATCAGCCATGAAGACGGGGAAGCTGTCCCTTATGCTTTGGCGCAGTTTGAGGACAGAGGGGTCTTTTTTATTACCCCTAAAACTAAGGTCTATCGTGGTATGATTATCGGTGAAGGTAATAAAATGCAGGATATTACGGTAAATATCTGCAAAACCAAAAAACTTACTAATATGAGAAGCGCTACGGCAGATGTTATGGTTACGCTGCAAGCCCCTAAGCTTATGAGCCTTGAAGATTCTCTCGAATACATTGCCGAAGATGAGCTGGTTGAAATCACACCTGAAAATATTCGTATCAGAAAAGCTGATTTAACAAGAACAAGATTTATCTAA
- a CDS encoding YraN family protein, with amino-acid sequence MINNRTTGNNGEDLAVEFLQQSGFKIIERNWHYGKLGEIDIIAVDKDVLVFVEVKARRSLACGHPLEAISYKKLEQIKMTGLAYLSQCSQKYNSYRFDAISVILGHQPQIELVKNIFG; translated from the coding sequence ATGATAAACAATAGAACAACAGGAAATAATGGCGAAGATTTGGCAGTTGAATTTCTGCAACAGTCCGGTTTTAAAATCATTGAGCGAAACTGGCATTACGGTAAACTCGGCGAAATTGACATTATTGCTGTTGATAAAGATGTTTTGGTCTTTGTTGAAGTAAAGGCAAGAAGGTCTTTGGCTTGCGGTCATCCTCTTGAAGCTATCAGCTATAAAAAACTCGAACAAATTAAGATGACAGGACTTGCTTATTTATCCCAATGTTCTCAAAAATACAACTCTTACAGGTTTGATGCGATTAGTGTTATTTTAGGACATCAGCCGCAAATTGAACTTGTTAAAAATATTTTCGGGTAG
- a CDS encoding tetratricopeptide repeat protein — MGFIRRELLENINTDIEKFFKLLAGNLSDFLHYFATLQYKNLKTFYREIDNYSFFVIKGINGSGKSAFREIMTKSLDKNVLVFRYNCNDIVELDDIFFNLYKYLITTPVEKEMKTKGKTIFKPSSIDEKIMNFLKKDATPFVLILENFEKLYDEDGAIAAKNILSFLQYLSSMQNIKTIVFANTFNEAKVPLQEDSVLQIKIAGIEEDKTGEFFSFYNIEIPQSMVLPIHEATGGYPFLLNFLANSQKTLDLPLAEIMKEYNSQTANIESFLVKKLYTHLSEDSKRIIFYLAMFRHPVTVNVLKTIEHFNRADEAVAQLKDFMLIEEERDFETRDFVKEIIVDFMTDREKMAVHSKIADFYAEQIPLRPEERLLILSRATMYSEKFYHYNAFSKLEKNSMLSGQIASIKYNDDEKVDSEKIKYIASSKYYKPIIDMKQDVVNSIEKEIVENKPEEKECECENQDTTTDDEEILLTREERELLKATSEKFKPLSEENKDNLLDDILRKATQKELKKIDEADNPPGKKDEDDNTRAVMLYQSGLKLYEQDEAAKSTGYFKSALSLINEEENPQITDSIRMSLAKALIETYKYPQALECLDILNKKFEELDDLMKLDVLIEFAVVNELEKNYDAALKYYDSALELAQDFDNKAYVARINFNKGLIYDDLNNTEFAKQYYLSSIKNFEDDELNPVLASAYSNLANIFDEESDYQKAVFYYKKSFFLDEKTNNIEGQVKNLSCLANIFFMKHEIKLAVKVFIKQVQTAKKSNDNYLIASSYLELGDAFFYSKDFKNAIKAYLLAKKNIDGTISTDSKNKIERRFKNIVDEIGEGAYNFLLKELKKR, encoded by the coding sequence TTGGGTTTTATAAGAAGAGAACTTCTAGAAAATATTAATACGGATATAGAAAAATTTTTCAAATTACTTGCGGGCAATTTGAGTGATTTTTTGCATTATTTTGCCACTTTACAATATAAAAATCTGAAAACATTTTACCGTGAAATTGATAATTATTCTTTCTTTGTAATAAAGGGTATAAACGGCTCCGGCAAAAGTGCCTTCAGGGAAATTATGACGAAATCTTTGGATAAGAATGTTCTTGTCTTTCGCTATAACTGCAACGATATTGTTGAATTGGATGATATCTTCTTTAACCTCTACAAGTATTTGATAACAACTCCTGTTGAAAAAGAGATGAAAACAAAAGGCAAAACTATATTCAAGCCCTCTTCCATTGATGAAAAGATTATGAATTTCCTGAAAAAAGATGCTACACCTTTTGTTTTAATTTTGGAAAATTTTGAGAAGCTTTATGATGAAGACGGAGCGATTGCGGCTAAAAACATTTTAAGTTTCCTGCAGTACCTTTCTTCAATGCAGAATATAAAAACCATTGTTTTTGCCAATACCTTTAATGAAGCTAAAGTTCCCTTGCAGGAAGATAGTGTTCTGCAGATAAAAATAGCCGGAATTGAAGAAGATAAAACCGGCGAGTTTTTCAGTTTTTATAATATTGAAATACCCCAATCCATGGTGTTGCCTATTCATGAAGCTACGGGCGGTTACCCGTTTTTGCTGAATTTCTTGGCAAATTCACAAAAAACCCTGGACCTGCCGCTTGCTGAAATAATGAAAGAATATAATTCCCAAACGGCTAATATTGAATCGTTTTTGGTTAAAAAACTTTATACCCATTTATCAGAAGACAGCAAAAGAATTATTTTTTATCTTGCTATGTTCAGACACCCTGTTACCGTTAACGTTCTGAAAACCATAGAGCATTTCAACCGTGCAGATGAGGCGGTTGCTCAGTTAAAAGATTTCATGCTCATAGAAGAAGAACGTGATTTTGAGACGAGAGATTTTGTTAAAGAAATTATAGTTGATTTTATGACTGACCGTGAGAAAATGGCGGTTCATTCTAAAATCGCCGATTTTTACGCCGAACAAATTCCTTTAAGACCGGAGGAAAGACTTCTGATTTTATCCAGGGCAACTATGTATTCAGAAAAATTTTATCATTATAACGCTTTTTCAAAGCTTGAAAAAAATTCTATGCTTTCAGGACAAATTGCCTCAATTAAATATAATGACGATGAAAAAGTAGACAGCGAAAAAATCAAATATATTGCTTCAAGCAAGTATTATAAACCTATTATTGATATGAAGCAGGATGTGGTTAACTCGATAGAAAAAGAAATTGTAGAAAACAAGCCTGAGGAAAAAGAATGTGAATGTGAAAATCAAGACACTACAACAGACGATGAAGAAATACTGTTAACACGTGAAGAAAGAGAGCTTCTAAAGGCAACAAGCGAGAAGTTTAAGCCTTTGAGCGAAGAAAACAAAGATAACTTGCTTGACGATATTTTAAGAAAAGCAACCCAAAAAGAATTGAAAAAAATTGATGAAGCAGACAACCCGCCCGGCAAAAAGGATGAGGATGATAATACAAGAGCTGTCATGCTTTATCAAAGCGGCCTAAAACTATACGAGCAGGATGAAGCCGCTAAAAGTACTGGTTATTTTAAATCCGCATTAAGCCTGATTAACGAGGAAGAAAACCCGCAAATAACAGATTCTATCAGAATGAGCCTTGCAAAAGCCCTAATTGAAACCTACAAATACCCTCAGGCATTAGAATGTTTGGATATCTTAAACAAAAAATTCGAGGAACTTGATGATTTGATGAAGCTGGATGTCCTTATCGAATTTGCTGTAGTTAATGAGCTTGAAAAAAATTATGACGCAGCTTTAAAATATTATGATAGCGCTCTTGAATTAGCCCAAGACTTTGATAATAAGGCTTATGTCGCCAGAATTAATTTTAATAAGGGGCTGATTTATGATGATTTGAATAACACAGAGTTTGCCAAACAGTATTATTTATCGTCCATAAAAAACTTTGAGGACGACGAACTTAACCCTGTTTTGGCATCCGCTTATTCTAACCTTGCGAACATTTTTGATGAGGAAAGCGACTATCAAAAAGCTGTTTTTTATTATAAAAAATCCTTCTTCCTGGATGAAAAAACCAATAACATCGAAGGTCAGGTCAAAAACTTGTCCTGCCTTGCCAATATTTTCTTTATGAAGCATGAAATTAAACTTGCGGTAAAAGTCTTTATCAAACAGGTTCAAACCGCGAAAAAATCAAACGATAATTATTTAATTGCTTCAAGCTATTTGGAGTTAGGCGATGCATTTTTCTACTCCAAAGACTTCAAAAATGCAATAAAAGCATACTTGCTGGCAAAAAAGAATATTGACGGTACGATTTCCACGGACAGTAAAAACAAAATTGAGCGCAGGTTCAAAAATATTGTCGATGAAATAGGCGAAGGCGCATACAACTTCTTATTGAAAGAACTAAAAAAACGATGA
- the rsmG gene encoding 16S rRNA (guanine(527)-N(7))-methyltransferase RsmG — translation MTKTYLKQLKTGALGFGITLDDDMLLKFEEYKNFLTEYNTHTNLISNTDLDEIFVKHFLDCLSFGVFKDKANFDKIIDIGAGGGFPSAVMAIALPCSNVTAVDSIAKKTKFLELLAAHLGLKNLEVVNARAEELGADKKYREKFSLSTTRAVARLSVISEYCIPFVEKGGHFLAFKALSAQEEISEAKTAVHTLGASYKETFSYELKKEESYSRNLLLFEKIKTTPALYPRQIGIPKKSPIL, via the coding sequence ATGACAAAAACATACTTAAAACAATTAAAAACAGGCGCATTGGGCTTTGGCATAACTTTAGATGATGATATGCTTTTAAAGTTTGAAGAATATAAAAACTTTTTAACCGAATATAACACGCATACCAACCTTATTTCTAATACTGATTTAGATGAAATTTTTGTCAAACACTTTTTAGATTGCCTATCCTTTGGTGTTTTCAAGGACAAAGCAAACTTTGACAAAATTATAGATATAGGTGCAGGTGGAGGCTTTCCCTCAGCGGTAATGGCTATAGCACTCCCTTGTAGTAATGTCACTGCTGTTGACTCCATAGCAAAAAAAACAAAATTTCTTGAATTATTAGCAGCACATTTAGGTCTGAAAAATCTTGAAGTGGTCAATGCAAGAGCAGAAGAACTTGGCGCCGATAAAAAATATCGTGAAAAATTTTCTCTGTCAACAACTAGAGCTGTAGCAAGACTCTCTGTTATCAGTGAATATTGTATCCCGTTTGTAGAAAAAGGCGGACATTTTCTGGCATTCAAAGCCCTCAGCGCTCAAGAAGAAATAAGCGAGGCTAAAACAGCCGTTCATACACTGGGTGCAAGTTATAAAGAAACTTTTTCTTATGAGTTAAAAAAAGAAGAATCTTATTCAAGAAATTTACTTCTTTTTGAAAAAATAAAAACCACGCCGGCTCTTTACCCACGCCAAATTGGTATACCTAAAAAAAGCCCGATTTTGTAA
- a CDS encoding prepilin-type N-terminal cleavage/methylation domain-containing protein: protein MSKRLYNKIFIKRQQYKAFTLAEVLITLMVIGILAVVTIPSILQSWEEQATVAQVRKLYSSLSQAFILAEIQDGTVKDWGWGAFATAAQNPLSIFLKHMKVDKICNLTKGCFPDLVYKGVGTSPALNYNTSGSWARARLADQTSLGMISYSTACNFTRGSYQDVCGAILVDINGDKSPNQLGADAFTFLITTKGIRPYEGYNCTIHIISSENGFGCSSLLLKNGNMDYLRK, encoded by the coding sequence ATGAGCAAAAGGTTGTACAACAAAATATTCATCAAACGTCAGCAATATAAAGCATTTACGTTAGCTGAAGTACTTATAACTTTGATGGTTATAGGCATTTTGGCAGTGGTTACTATACCGTCTATTTTGCAAAGTTGGGAAGAGCAAGCTACTGTGGCTCAAGTGAGAAAATTATATTCTAGTTTAAGCCAAGCTTTTATATTGGCAGAAATACAAGATGGTACCGTCAAAGATTGGGGTTGGGGCGCCTTTGCTACTGCTGCTCAAAATCCTTTGAGCATATTTTTGAAGCATATGAAAGTCGATAAAATATGCAACCTGACTAAAGGCTGCTTTCCGGATTTAGTGTATAAGGGAGTAGGCACATCTCCAGCACTTAATTACAATACAAGTGGTTCTTGGGCAAGGGCTCGGCTTGCCGATCAAACTTCTTTGGGCATGATTAGCTATTCTACTGCCTGCAATTTTACAAGAGGTTCATATCAAGATGTTTGTGGTGCGATTTTAGTCGATATAAATGGTGATAAAAGTCCTAATCAACTCGGGGCTGATGCATTCACTTTTTTAATAACGACTAAAGGAATAAGACCCTATGAAGGTTATAATTGTACTATTCATATAATTTCTAGCGAAAACGGTTTTGGCTGCAGCTCTTTGCTTCTCAAAAACGGAAATATGGATTATTTGAGAAAATAA